TCGGGTCACCGCTTCCTCAGGTCACTGCCTTCGGGTCACCGCTTCCTCGGGTCACCGTCGGAACCAAGGATGCCGTAGCCATCCCGGGAAACCCTGACCGATCGGTCAGAACGTGAAGCAACTCACTTCCGACGAAACGACCCCACCACGATCCCGACCATTGGATCTCACCCGGCGAAGATGGAATCCCGACGGGAGCTCGATGAGAATTCGCTAAGAACCGGCCGTACGGCCCGGGTCATCGGCCGGGCAGCAGGACCGCGTGTTTCAGCTGGCTGGCCAGCCAGTCCCGGAAGGCGGTTTCGTCCCAGCCGCAGCGCAGCACCAGGCTGCCGTAGTGCGCCGGGTCGTTGTAGAACCAGACGAGATCCACCGACCGGTCGATGTCCGCGCCGTACCGCAGCGGGCCGAGGTCGCGCAGTCGCCCGACCACGCCGGTGGCGCCGATCCGGCGGTTGCGCAGCAGCGTCTCCCAGACCTGCGCGACCTCTTCGGCGTCGTCGGCCGCCTGCCGTACGGTCTCGAAGATCCGCGCGGTCCGGCCGCCGATCAGCCGGCACACTTCCGCGTACGCGTCGAGGACGCCTTCGGCGGTGTCGGCGAGGCGCACCGGCTGGAACCAGGGCCGTTCGACGACCGGCACCGGTTCGTCGTCGCCGGCCAGCGCCTCGTCGAGGACCTGGCGCAGCAGCGCCGGTTTGGAGCCGAAGGCGGCGAAGACGGTGGGGCGGGCGACACCGGCCACGACGGCGACGTCGGCGAGCGAGGCGCCGGCGTAGCCGCGTTCGACGAAGAGGTCCCGGGCGGCGTTGACGATCGCCCGTCGGGTCCGCCGGGCGCTCTCCTCCCGTACCGCTGACCGGTATTTGCGGGTCGGCCTGCCCTCGTTGTCGGCTGCCATAGCTCCGACACCCTACCAAGATATTAACTAGACGTCGTCTCTGGACTAGACCACGTCTATTGAATATTCTCAGAAGCAACCCACCGGGATCGGGTTGCCGCCCGCGACCTCCGGTCGGGCACCTCCCCCGCTGCGACGAAAGGGCCAGCCATGCCAGGACCACGGGTCGGCGCCGCACGCCGCACCTACCGAGTCGGGCCAGCACACCGACTCCTGTTCAGCCTCGCGACGGCGCTGCTGGTCGCGGCGGCCTCCGCCTGCTCGTCGGACGGCACGACGACCCAGCCGGCCGACCCCGGCGGCCAGCCGGCCGGAGCAGCGAGTCAGCCGGCGGACCAGCAGTCCGGCGGCGAGTCGACGCCGCCGGTCGACGCCTGCACGCTGCTCACCGCCGACGAGGTCACCCCGATCATCGGCGCGCACGACGGCGGCGGGCCCGGTGACGGCGTCGGCGAAAGCGTCTGCGTGTGGGAAAACCCGGACACCTATCACTCGGTGACGGTCAGCATCGGCGGTCCGGGCACGGCCGCCTCCGGCCAGCTGCCCGCCGAATCGGCGTACGGCGAGACGGAACCCGGCCCGGACGGCATCCGCTTCGCTCCCGGCGGCATCGCCGAGTTCATCGTCGGCGACCGGGCCAGCGAGGTCCAGGTCGTCGCTCCCGACACCGACCGGGACGTCACCGTCGAACTGATCGGCCTGATCAG
The sequence above is a segment of the Solwaraspora sp. WMMD406 genome. Coding sequences within it:
- a CDS encoding TetR/AcrR family transcriptional regulator codes for the protein MAADNEGRPTRKYRSAVREESARRTRRAIVNAARDLFVERGYAGASLADVAVVAGVARPTVFAAFGSKPALLRQVLDEALAGDDEPVPVVERPWFQPVRLADTAEGVLDAYAEVCRLIGGRTARIFETVRQAADDAEEVAQVWETLLRNRRIGATGVVGRLRDLGPLRYGADIDRSVDLVWFYNDPAHYGSLVLRCGWDETAFRDWLASQLKHAVLLPGR
- a CDS encoding DUF3558 family protein, encoding MPGPRVGAARRTYRVGPAHRLLFSLATALLVAAASACSSDGTTTQPADPGGQPAGAASQPADQQSGGESTPPVDACTLLTADEVTPIIGAHDGGGPGDGVGESVCVWENPDTYHSVTVSIGGPGTAASGQLPAESAYGETEPGPDGIRFAPGGIAEFIVGDRASEVQVVAPDTDRDVTVELIGLIRSRL